From a single Cyprinus carpio isolate SPL01 chromosome A3, ASM1834038v1, whole genome shotgun sequence genomic region:
- the LOC109065557 gene encoding xylosyltransferase 2-like isoform X2, giving the protein MRYKIHRGKMVASTRVQKLLRRYKLAIATGLTILLIQGLVVWSLRSLEEGEAERKHRRSKLPDHNGQEKKMDPVATERQNALSGVKHGQLRQRQDKPAVTTIIRRGSRRRNKPSLKDKSLGGPEVGVAVEKPAHYDPSSSRNFSENRAGEMAKIHLVAPGEPGSVEGAPQVPSSDFVPKCEILGKDALSALNRAGSRQCRQEIANIVCKHQEGQLMPQSLPQFCPQHVISSAIQHTDFANIDLSKVENPVRVVFMLVVHGRAVRQLKRLLKAIYHKDHFYYIHVDKRSNYMHREVLQMAELYPNVRATPWRMVTIWGGASLLKAYLRSMHDLLSMLDWNWDFFINLSATDFPTRTNNELVAFLSQNCDKNFLKSHGRENARFIKKQGLDRLFHECDNHMWRLGERTIPEGLEVSGGSDWFALTHKFVEYVINSQDELVTGLKQFYTYALLPAESFFHTVLGNSHMCDTLVDNNLRVTNWNRKLGCKCQYKHIVDWCGCSPNDFKPSDLIRIQQLTRPTFFARKFESTVNQEAIEILDNHLYGHYPPGTVALKAYWESLFEQADGVSSLNDVALTAYSSFFRLGLRKQENTQSSSETCRFEPTGYPVSVHLYFYDDRFQGYLVRQEVQNVVTRSREMLEVWAVPQATLQLEHNLHEFERLKHLEVGTEWDPKERIFRNFGGVMGPLDEPVAVQKWARGPNLTATIVWIDPAHIVAASYDISIDVEAEFTQYKPPLQRPLRPGVWTVRVLRLWERIAETRFLVMPLAFKGREPLRTDHGWVHAGPPGNVYLEQSFQQLAQVLKLPPSEAALQEAQKKTSLVGKPLEAWVDSSVGAFWVTGDICSEQTSSCPTIGLCTKTSWSSLSPDPKSELGPVKKDGRIR; this is encoded by the exons CGGAAACACAGGCGGTCAAAGTTGCCTGACCACAATGGACAGGAGAAGAAGATGGACCCTGTGGCCACTGAGAGGCAAAACGCCCTGTCTGGGGTGAAACACGGCCAGTTGAGGCAGCGCCAGGATAAGCCTGCCGTCACCACCATCATCAGAAGGGGGTCTAGACGGAGAAACAAGCCCTCTTTGAAGGACAAGAGTCTTGGCGGGCCAGAAGTTGGAGTAGCGGTTGAAAAACCGGCCCATTATGATCCCTCGAGCAGCCGTAACTTCAGCGAGAACCGGGCAGGGGAAATGGCCAAAATCCATCTAGTAGCACCAGGAGAGCCTGGCAGCGTTGAGGGTGCTCCTCAAGTCCCAAGCAGTGACTTTGTGCCCAAATGTGAGATCTTGGGCAAGGACGCCCTGTCTGCCCTCAACCGCGCGGGTTCGCGGCAGTGCAGACAGGAGATCGCCAACATCGTATGCAAGCACCAAGAGGGACAGCTCATGCCTCAGTCTCTGCCTCAGTTTTGCCCACAGCATG TGATCTCCAGTGCCATCCAGCATACAGATTTTGCCAACATCGACCTCTCCAAGGTAGAAAACCCAGTCAGGGTGGTTTTTATGCTGGTGGTTCATGGACGAGCAGTCCGACAGTTGAAACGTCTCCTCAAAGCCATCTATCACAAAGACCACTTTTATTACATCCATGTGGACAAG CGTTCAAACTACATGCACCGGGAGGTGCTGCAGATGGCAGAGCTCTACCCCAACGTGAGAGCTACACCCTGGCGCATGGTCACCATCTGGGGCGGGGCCAGTCTGCTGAAGGCCTACCTGCGCAGCATGCATGACCTGCTGTCCATGTTGGACTGGAATTGGGACTTCTTCATCAACCTCAGTGCCACTGACTTCCCTACCAG GACCAACAATGAGCTTGTGGCTTTCCTCTCCCAGAACTGTGACAAGAACTTCCTGAAGTCTCACGGCAGAGAGAACGCAAG GTTCATTAAGAAGCAGGGTTTGGACCGCCTGTTCCATGAATGTGACAACCACATGTGGCGTCTGGGCGAGCGCACCATCCCTGAGGGGCTGGAGGTGTCAGGAGGCTCGGACTGGTTCGCCCTCACGCACAAGTTTGTGGAGTATGTAATAAACTCACAGGACGAGCTGGTGACGGGGCTCAAGCAGTTTTACACCTACGCTCTTCTGCCTGCTGAG TCTTTCTTTCACACAGTGCTGGGAAACAGTCACATGTGTGATACTTTGGTCGACAATAATCTGCGTGTTACCAACTGGAACAGGAAGTTGGGCTGCAAGTGCCAGTATAAGCACATAGTGGACTGGTGCGGTTGTTCACCAAATGACTTCAAACCCTCAGACCTCATCAGAATACAG CAACTAACGCGGCCTACGTTCTTCGCCCGTAAGTTTGAGTCCACTGTGAACCAGGAGGCTATTGAGATCCTGGACAATCATCTGTATGGCCACTACCCTCCGGGCACAGTGGCACTGAAAGCGTACTGGGAGAGCCTGTTCGAGCAGGCTGATGGGGTCTCGTCCCTCAATGATGTGGCCCTCACGGCATACTCCTCCTTCTTTAGACTGGGCCTCCGTAAGCAGGAGAACACTCAAAGCAGTTCTGAGACCTGCAG GTTTGAACCTACTGGCTACCCCGTCTCGGTGCACCTGTATTTTTATGATGACCGTTTCCAGGGTTACCTGGTCAGGCAGGAGGTGCAGAATGTGGTGACCAGGTCCCGTGAGATGCTAGAGGTGTGGGCTGTTCCTCAagcaacactgcagctggaacaCAACCTTCATGAGTTTGAGCGCCTCAAACACCTTGAG GTCGGAACTGAATGGGACCCAAAGGAGCGAATCTTCCGTAACTTTGGCGGAGTGATGGGGCCTCTGGATGAGCCGGTGGCAGTCCAGAAGTGGGCTCGTGGACCCAACCTGACAGCCACCATAGTGTGGATTGACCCAGCACACATAGTAGCAGCCTCCTATGACATTAGCATAGACGTTGAGGCAGAGTTTACGCAATACAAGCCACCCCTTCAGCGCCCCCTCAGGCCTGGAGTTTGGACGGTGCGTGTGCTGCGGTTGTGGGAGCGTATAGCAGAAACTCGATTTCTGGTCATGCCTCTGGCCTTCAAGGGACGTGAGCCCCTGCGCACAG ACCATGGTTGGGTACACGCAGGTCCTCCAGGTAACGTGTATTTGGAGCAAAGCTTCCAGCAGCTCGCCCAAGTGTTGAAGCTGCCGCCCAGTGAAGCCGCCCTGCAGGAGGCACAGAAGAAGACCTCCCTGGTGGGGAAGCCACTGGAGGCCTGGGTGGACAGCTCTGTGGGGGCTTTCTGGGTCACGGGAGACATTTGCTCTGAGCAGACCTCCTCTTGTCCCACCATAGGACTCTGCACCAAGACCTCTTGGAGTTCTTTGTCCCCTGACCCCAAATCAGAACTGGGTCCTGTCAAAAAAGATGGTCGCATTAGGTAG
- the LOC109065557 gene encoding xylosyltransferase 2-like isoform X1 yields the protein MRYKIHRGKMVASTRVQKLLRRYKLAIATGLTILLIQGLVVWSLRSLEEGEAERKHRRSKLPDHNGQEKKMDPVATERQNALSGVKHGQLRQRQDKPAVTTIIRRGSRRRNKPSLKDKSLGGPEVGVAVEKPAHYDPSSSRNFSENRAGEMAKIHLVAPGEPGSVEGAPQVPSSDFVPKCEILGKDALSALNRAGSRQCRQEIANIVCKHQEGQLMPQSLPQFCPQHVISSAIQHTDFANIDLSKVENPVRVVFMLVVHGRAVRQLKRLLKAIYHKDHFYYIHVDKRSNYMHREVLQMAELYPNVRATPWRMVTIWGGASLLKAYLRSMHDLLSMLDWNWDFFINLSATDFPTRTNNELVAFLSQNCDKNFLKSHGRENARFIKKQGLDRLFHECDNHMWRLGERTIPEGLEVSGGSDWFALTHKFVEYVINSQDELVTGLKQFYTYALLPAESFFHTVLGNSHMCDTLVDNNLRVTNWNRKLGCKCQYKHIVDWCGCSPNDFKPSDLIRIQQLTRPTFFARKFESTVNQEAIEILDNHLYGHYPPGTVALKAYWESLFEQADGVSSLNDVALTAYSSFFRLGLRKQENTQSSSETCRFEPTGYPVSVHLYFYDDRFQGYLVRQEVQNVVTRSREMLEVWAVPQATLQLEHNLHEFERLKHLEVGTEWDPKERIFRNFGGVMGPLDEPVAVQKWARGPNLTATIVWIDPAHIVAASYDISIDVEAEFTQYKPPLQRPLRPGVWTVRVLRLWERIAETRFLVMPLAFKGREPLRTEDHGWVHAGPPGNVYLEQSFQQLAQVLKLPPSEAALQEAQKKTSLVGKPLEAWVDSSVGAFWVTGDICSEQTSSCPTIGLCTKTSWSSLSPDPKSELGPVKKDGRIR from the exons CGGAAACACAGGCGGTCAAAGTTGCCTGACCACAATGGACAGGAGAAGAAGATGGACCCTGTGGCCACTGAGAGGCAAAACGCCCTGTCTGGGGTGAAACACGGCCAGTTGAGGCAGCGCCAGGATAAGCCTGCCGTCACCACCATCATCAGAAGGGGGTCTAGACGGAGAAACAAGCCCTCTTTGAAGGACAAGAGTCTTGGCGGGCCAGAAGTTGGAGTAGCGGTTGAAAAACCGGCCCATTATGATCCCTCGAGCAGCCGTAACTTCAGCGAGAACCGGGCAGGGGAAATGGCCAAAATCCATCTAGTAGCACCAGGAGAGCCTGGCAGCGTTGAGGGTGCTCCTCAAGTCCCAAGCAGTGACTTTGTGCCCAAATGTGAGATCTTGGGCAAGGACGCCCTGTCTGCCCTCAACCGCGCGGGTTCGCGGCAGTGCAGACAGGAGATCGCCAACATCGTATGCAAGCACCAAGAGGGACAGCTCATGCCTCAGTCTCTGCCTCAGTTTTGCCCACAGCATG TGATCTCCAGTGCCATCCAGCATACAGATTTTGCCAACATCGACCTCTCCAAGGTAGAAAACCCAGTCAGGGTGGTTTTTATGCTGGTGGTTCATGGACGAGCAGTCCGACAGTTGAAACGTCTCCTCAAAGCCATCTATCACAAAGACCACTTTTATTACATCCATGTGGACAAG CGTTCAAACTACATGCACCGGGAGGTGCTGCAGATGGCAGAGCTCTACCCCAACGTGAGAGCTACACCCTGGCGCATGGTCACCATCTGGGGCGGGGCCAGTCTGCTGAAGGCCTACCTGCGCAGCATGCATGACCTGCTGTCCATGTTGGACTGGAATTGGGACTTCTTCATCAACCTCAGTGCCACTGACTTCCCTACCAG GACCAACAATGAGCTTGTGGCTTTCCTCTCCCAGAACTGTGACAAGAACTTCCTGAAGTCTCACGGCAGAGAGAACGCAAG GTTCATTAAGAAGCAGGGTTTGGACCGCCTGTTCCATGAATGTGACAACCACATGTGGCGTCTGGGCGAGCGCACCATCCCTGAGGGGCTGGAGGTGTCAGGAGGCTCGGACTGGTTCGCCCTCACGCACAAGTTTGTGGAGTATGTAATAAACTCACAGGACGAGCTGGTGACGGGGCTCAAGCAGTTTTACACCTACGCTCTTCTGCCTGCTGAG TCTTTCTTTCACACAGTGCTGGGAAACAGTCACATGTGTGATACTTTGGTCGACAATAATCTGCGTGTTACCAACTGGAACAGGAAGTTGGGCTGCAAGTGCCAGTATAAGCACATAGTGGACTGGTGCGGTTGTTCACCAAATGACTTCAAACCCTCAGACCTCATCAGAATACAG CAACTAACGCGGCCTACGTTCTTCGCCCGTAAGTTTGAGTCCACTGTGAACCAGGAGGCTATTGAGATCCTGGACAATCATCTGTATGGCCACTACCCTCCGGGCACAGTGGCACTGAAAGCGTACTGGGAGAGCCTGTTCGAGCAGGCTGATGGGGTCTCGTCCCTCAATGATGTGGCCCTCACGGCATACTCCTCCTTCTTTAGACTGGGCCTCCGTAAGCAGGAGAACACTCAAAGCAGTTCTGAGACCTGCAG GTTTGAACCTACTGGCTACCCCGTCTCGGTGCACCTGTATTTTTATGATGACCGTTTCCAGGGTTACCTGGTCAGGCAGGAGGTGCAGAATGTGGTGACCAGGTCCCGTGAGATGCTAGAGGTGTGGGCTGTTCCTCAagcaacactgcagctggaacaCAACCTTCATGAGTTTGAGCGCCTCAAACACCTTGAG GTCGGAACTGAATGGGACCCAAAGGAGCGAATCTTCCGTAACTTTGGCGGAGTGATGGGGCCTCTGGATGAGCCGGTGGCAGTCCAGAAGTGGGCTCGTGGACCCAACCTGACAGCCACCATAGTGTGGATTGACCCAGCACACATAGTAGCAGCCTCCTATGACATTAGCATAGACGTTGAGGCAGAGTTTACGCAATACAAGCCACCCCTTCAGCGCCCCCTCAGGCCTGGAGTTTGGACGGTGCGTGTGCTGCGGTTGTGGGAGCGTATAGCAGAAACTCGATTTCTGGTCATGCCTCTGGCCTTCAAGGGACGTGAGCCCCTGCGCACAG AGGACCATGGTTGGGTACACGCAGGTCCTCCAGGTAACGTGTATTTGGAGCAAAGCTTCCAGCAGCTCGCCCAAGTGTTGAAGCTGCCGCCCAGTGAAGCCGCCCTGCAGGAGGCACAGAAGAAGACCTCCCTGGTGGGGAAGCCACTGGAGGCCTGGGTGGACAGCTCTGTGGGGGCTTTCTGGGTCACGGGAGACATTTGCTCTGAGCAGACCTCCTCTTGTCCCACCATAGGACTCTGCACCAAGACCTCTTGGAGTTCTTTGTCCCCTGACCCCAAATCAGAACTGGGTCCTGTCAAAAAAGATGGTCGCATTAGGTAG
- the LOC109065557 gene encoding xylosyltransferase 2-like isoform X3 — MDPVATERQNALSGVKHGQLRQRQDKPAVTTIIRRGSRRRNKPSLKDKSLGGPEVGVAVEKPAHYDPSSSRNFSENRAGEMAKIHLVAPGEPGSVEGAPQVPSSDFVPKCEILGKDALSALNRAGSRQCRQEIANIVCKHQEGQLMPQSLPQFCPQHVISSAIQHTDFANIDLSKVENPVRVVFMLVVHGRAVRQLKRLLKAIYHKDHFYYIHVDKRSNYMHREVLQMAELYPNVRATPWRMVTIWGGASLLKAYLRSMHDLLSMLDWNWDFFINLSATDFPTRTNNELVAFLSQNCDKNFLKSHGRENARFIKKQGLDRLFHECDNHMWRLGERTIPEGLEVSGGSDWFALTHKFVEYVINSQDELVTGLKQFYTYALLPAESFFHTVLGNSHMCDTLVDNNLRVTNWNRKLGCKCQYKHIVDWCGCSPNDFKPSDLIRIQQLTRPTFFARKFESTVNQEAIEILDNHLYGHYPPGTVALKAYWESLFEQADGVSSLNDVALTAYSSFFRLGLRKQENTQSSSETCRFEPTGYPVSVHLYFYDDRFQGYLVRQEVQNVVTRSREMLEVWAVPQATLQLEHNLHEFERLKHLEVGTEWDPKERIFRNFGGVMGPLDEPVAVQKWARGPNLTATIVWIDPAHIVAASYDISIDVEAEFTQYKPPLQRPLRPGVWTVRVLRLWERIAETRFLVMPLAFKGREPLRTEDHGWVHAGPPGNVYLEQSFQQLAQVLKLPPSEAALQEAQKKTSLVGKPLEAWVDSSVGAFWVTGDICSEQTSSCPTIGLCTKTSWSSLSPDPKSELGPVKKDGRIR; from the exons ATGGACCCTGTGGCCACTGAGAGGCAAAACGCCCTGTCTGGGGTGAAACACGGCCAGTTGAGGCAGCGCCAGGATAAGCCTGCCGTCACCACCATCATCAGAAGGGGGTCTAGACGGAGAAACAAGCCCTCTTTGAAGGACAAGAGTCTTGGCGGGCCAGAAGTTGGAGTAGCGGTTGAAAAACCGGCCCATTATGATCCCTCGAGCAGCCGTAACTTCAGCGAGAACCGGGCAGGGGAAATGGCCAAAATCCATCTAGTAGCACCAGGAGAGCCTGGCAGCGTTGAGGGTGCTCCTCAAGTCCCAAGCAGTGACTTTGTGCCCAAATGTGAGATCTTGGGCAAGGACGCCCTGTCTGCCCTCAACCGCGCGGGTTCGCGGCAGTGCAGACAGGAGATCGCCAACATCGTATGCAAGCACCAAGAGGGACAGCTCATGCCTCAGTCTCTGCCTCAGTTTTGCCCACAGCATG TGATCTCCAGTGCCATCCAGCATACAGATTTTGCCAACATCGACCTCTCCAAGGTAGAAAACCCAGTCAGGGTGGTTTTTATGCTGGTGGTTCATGGACGAGCAGTCCGACAGTTGAAACGTCTCCTCAAAGCCATCTATCACAAAGACCACTTTTATTACATCCATGTGGACAAG CGTTCAAACTACATGCACCGGGAGGTGCTGCAGATGGCAGAGCTCTACCCCAACGTGAGAGCTACACCCTGGCGCATGGTCACCATCTGGGGCGGGGCCAGTCTGCTGAAGGCCTACCTGCGCAGCATGCATGACCTGCTGTCCATGTTGGACTGGAATTGGGACTTCTTCATCAACCTCAGTGCCACTGACTTCCCTACCAG GACCAACAATGAGCTTGTGGCTTTCCTCTCCCAGAACTGTGACAAGAACTTCCTGAAGTCTCACGGCAGAGAGAACGCAAG GTTCATTAAGAAGCAGGGTTTGGACCGCCTGTTCCATGAATGTGACAACCACATGTGGCGTCTGGGCGAGCGCACCATCCCTGAGGGGCTGGAGGTGTCAGGAGGCTCGGACTGGTTCGCCCTCACGCACAAGTTTGTGGAGTATGTAATAAACTCACAGGACGAGCTGGTGACGGGGCTCAAGCAGTTTTACACCTACGCTCTTCTGCCTGCTGAG TCTTTCTTTCACACAGTGCTGGGAAACAGTCACATGTGTGATACTTTGGTCGACAATAATCTGCGTGTTACCAACTGGAACAGGAAGTTGGGCTGCAAGTGCCAGTATAAGCACATAGTGGACTGGTGCGGTTGTTCACCAAATGACTTCAAACCCTCAGACCTCATCAGAATACAG CAACTAACGCGGCCTACGTTCTTCGCCCGTAAGTTTGAGTCCACTGTGAACCAGGAGGCTATTGAGATCCTGGACAATCATCTGTATGGCCACTACCCTCCGGGCACAGTGGCACTGAAAGCGTACTGGGAGAGCCTGTTCGAGCAGGCTGATGGGGTCTCGTCCCTCAATGATGTGGCCCTCACGGCATACTCCTCCTTCTTTAGACTGGGCCTCCGTAAGCAGGAGAACACTCAAAGCAGTTCTGAGACCTGCAG GTTTGAACCTACTGGCTACCCCGTCTCGGTGCACCTGTATTTTTATGATGACCGTTTCCAGGGTTACCTGGTCAGGCAGGAGGTGCAGAATGTGGTGACCAGGTCCCGTGAGATGCTAGAGGTGTGGGCTGTTCCTCAagcaacactgcagctggaacaCAACCTTCATGAGTTTGAGCGCCTCAAACACCTTGAG GTCGGAACTGAATGGGACCCAAAGGAGCGAATCTTCCGTAACTTTGGCGGAGTGATGGGGCCTCTGGATGAGCCGGTGGCAGTCCAGAAGTGGGCTCGTGGACCCAACCTGACAGCCACCATAGTGTGGATTGACCCAGCACACATAGTAGCAGCCTCCTATGACATTAGCATAGACGTTGAGGCAGAGTTTACGCAATACAAGCCACCCCTTCAGCGCCCCCTCAGGCCTGGAGTTTGGACGGTGCGTGTGCTGCGGTTGTGGGAGCGTATAGCAGAAACTCGATTTCTGGTCATGCCTCTGGCCTTCAAGGGACGTGAGCCCCTGCGCACAG AGGACCATGGTTGGGTACACGCAGGTCCTCCAGGTAACGTGTATTTGGAGCAAAGCTTCCAGCAGCTCGCCCAAGTGTTGAAGCTGCCGCCCAGTGAAGCCGCCCTGCAGGAGGCACAGAAGAAGACCTCCCTGGTGGGGAAGCCACTGGAGGCCTGGGTGGACAGCTCTGTGGGGGCTTTCTGGGTCACGGGAGACATTTGCTCTGAGCAGACCTCCTCTTGTCCCACCATAGGACTCTGCACCAAGACCTCTTGGAGTTCTTTGTCCCCTGACCCCAAATCAGAACTGGGTCCTGTCAAAAAAGATGGTCGCATTAGGTAG